From the Paludibacterium paludis genome, one window contains:
- a CDS encoding UDP-2,3-diacylglucosamine diphosphatase, whose product MPSDAQPSEHRHYRAIWISDVHLGTAGCRADHLLDFLRHNESDYLYLVGDIVDGWQLRKSWYWKQSHNDVVQKILRKARKGTRVVYIPGNHDEAARQYVDLDFGGIAIRREAEHRLADGRRMLILHGDEFDGVIQYAKWLAYLGDSLYTFILQLNRGFNWIRHKLGMPYWSLSQYLKLKVKNAVNFINDFENILANEARRRGFDGVICGHIHKAEIKDIGGILYGNSGDWVESLSALVEHPDGTLDVLYWTRFLPGRSPLSDIPDDAPAPPSQPPLETTCAS is encoded by the coding sequence ATGCCGTCTGATGCGCAACCGTCCGAACACCGCCACTACCGCGCCATCTGGATATCCGATGTCCATCTGGGCACCGCCGGATGCCGCGCGGATCACTTGCTGGACTTTCTGAGGCACAACGAGTCGGACTACCTCTATCTGGTCGGCGACATTGTCGACGGCTGGCAATTGCGCAAGTCCTGGTACTGGAAGCAAAGCCACAACGACGTGGTGCAGAAAATCCTCCGCAAGGCCCGCAAGGGCACGCGGGTTGTATACATCCCGGGCAACCACGATGAGGCGGCGCGCCAGTACGTGGATCTGGACTTCGGCGGTATCGCCATCCGCCGCGAAGCCGAACACCGTCTTGCGGATGGAAGGCGCATGCTGATATTGCATGGCGACGAATTCGACGGCGTAATCCAGTACGCCAAATGGCTGGCCTATCTGGGCGACTCCCTGTACACCTTCATTCTTCAGCTGAACCGCGGCTTCAACTGGATCCGGCACAAGCTCGGAATGCCTTACTGGTCGTTGTCGCAATACCTCAAACTCAAGGTGAAGAACGCCGTCAACTTCATCAACGACTTCGAAAACATCCTGGCCAACGAGGCTCGTCGCCGTGGTTTCGACGGTGTGATCTGCGGCCATATCCACAAAGCCGAAATCAAGGACATCGGCGGTATTCTGTACGGCAATAGCGGCGACTGGGTAGAGAGCCTGTCGGCGCTGGTCGAGCACCCGGACGGCACGCTCGATGTCCTGTACTGGACCCGCTTCCTGCCCGGCCGGTCGCCGCTCTCCGATATCCCGGACGACGCGCCCGCCCCCCCGTCGCAACCTCCCCTGGAGACAACATGCGCATCCTGA
- a CDS encoding TonB-dependent copper receptor, which translates to MRDLLRFIPLPAVLAVTQAFAADLRPVYIGDEVVVTAVRSRQPLRVETDPRAPRQPVPAADGAGLLKSIPGFSVARKGGESGDPVLRGLGGSRLAIQADGAFLYGGCGGRMDPPTAYLFPDAWDKVTVVKGPQSVTMGAPLIAGAVDFERRTAPFDEAGARLSGGLMAGSGDRNEVYADAAFGARYGYLRVLGTRNHGGDYRDGAGRKVHSSYRRESQTLIAGFTPDSATLIELTVDKSRGQAAYADRGMDGSRFDREAWSLKAERRNLADWLTAVRLNIGHSNVDHVMDNYTLRPWTPAAKRAAMNPVREVDTGKAAAELQLGDLSLTVGVDTLRDRHEWIRNRVSQSDQASDNTGVFAEGRLPLGDSGTLVSGLRRDLTRTTYDSTPQSAAGRVRDYELESGFARYEHRSGAWTGYAGFGQAMRAPDYWEDGIAARQHPEKLRQLDIGALYQAKDVKASLSAFAGRIDNYILRQTGVGYRNVNAWHHGLEADISWEFLPSWTATGTLAWVHADNLSDRRPLAQTTPLQGTLGVGYDNGAWSAGALWRLAARQDRIASGQGGIVGLDNGETAGFGILSLNAGWQIDRHNKLTAGVDNVFNRVYAEAVSKGGVPIPGYESTGKVNEPGRTLWVKWQGTW; encoded by the coding sequence ATGAGAGATCTTCTCCGCTTCATTCCCCTTCCGGCGGTGCTCGCCGTCACGCAGGCCTTCGCCGCCGATCTTCGTCCGGTGTACATCGGCGACGAAGTGGTGGTCACCGCGGTGCGCAGCCGCCAGCCACTCAGAGTGGAAACCGACCCGCGCGCGCCGCGCCAGCCGGTGCCCGCCGCCGACGGCGCCGGACTGCTCAAAAGCATCCCCGGCTTCAGCGTCGCGCGCAAGGGCGGCGAATCGGGCGACCCGGTGCTGCGCGGTCTGGGCGGCTCGCGTCTGGCCATTCAGGCCGACGGCGCCTTCCTTTATGGCGGCTGCGGAGGCCGCATGGATCCTCCAACCGCCTATCTCTTTCCCGATGCCTGGGACAAGGTGACCGTGGTCAAGGGACCGCAAAGCGTGACGATGGGCGCGCCGCTGATCGCCGGCGCCGTGGACTTCGAACGCCGCACCGCGCCTTTCGACGAAGCGGGCGCGCGCTTGAGCGGCGGACTGATGGCCGGCAGCGGCGACCGCAACGAAGTCTATGCCGACGCCGCATTCGGCGCCCGGTACGGTTATCTGCGCGTGCTCGGCACGCGTAACCATGGCGGCGACTACCGTGACGGCGCAGGACGCAAGGTGCATTCGTCCTACCGGCGCGAAAGCCAGACGCTGATCGCCGGGTTCACACCGGACAGCGCAACGCTGATCGAACTGACCGTCGACAAAAGCCGCGGCCAGGCCGCCTACGCCGACCGGGGTATGGACGGCAGCCGCTTCGACCGCGAGGCCTGGTCGCTGAAAGCCGAACGCCGCAACCTTGCCGACTGGCTGACGGCCGTGCGCCTGAACATCGGCCACAGCAATGTCGACCACGTGATGGACAATTACACGCTCAGACCCTGGACACCCGCCGCCAAGCGCGCCGCCATGAATCCGGTCCGCGAAGTCGATACCGGCAAGGCCGCCGCCGAGCTGCAATTGGGCGATCTGTCGCTGACGGTCGGTGTCGATACCCTGCGCGACCGGCATGAATGGATACGGAATCGCGTGAGCCAGTCCGATCAGGCGAGCGACAACACCGGCGTCTTCGCGGAAGGCCGCCTGCCGCTTGGCGACAGCGGCACTCTGGTTTCCGGCCTCCGGCGCGACCTGACCCGCACCACCTATGACAGCACACCGCAGTCCGCAGCAGGCCGCGTGCGCGATTACGAACTGGAATCCGGTTTCGCGCGTTACGAACACCGCTCGGGTGCCTGGACAGGCTACGCCGGATTCGGCCAGGCGATGCGCGCGCCGGATTACTGGGAGGACGGCATCGCCGCCCGGCAGCACCCGGAAAAACTGCGCCAGCTGGATATCGGCGCCCTCTACCAAGCGAAGGATGTCAAAGCCTCGCTGTCGGCATTCGCCGGCAGGATCGACAATTACATCCTGAGGCAAACCGGCGTCGGCTATCGCAATGTGAATGCCTGGCACCACGGGCTTGAGGCCGACATCAGCTGGGAATTCCTACCGTCCTGGACGGCGACCGGCACCCTCGCCTGGGTACATGCCGACAACCTCAGCGACCGCCGTCCGCTGGCGCAGACAACGCCGTTGCAGGGCACACTCGGTGTCGGCTACGACAACGGCGCCTGGTCGGCCGGAGCGCTCTGGCGCCTCGCCGCCCGTCAAGACCGGATCGCCAGCGGCCAGGGCGGTATCGTCGGTCTCGACAACGGAGAAACCGCCGGTTTCGGGATTCTCTCGCTCAACGCCGGCTGGCAGATCGATCGTCATAACAAACTCACGGCGGGAGTGGACAATGTGTTCAACCGCGTCTACGCCGAAGCCGTGAGCAAAGGCGGGGTGCCCATTCCGGGGTACGAAAGCACCGGCAAAGTGAACGAGCCCGGACGGACGCTCTGGGTGAAATGGCAAGGCACCTGGTAA
- a CDS encoding MipA/OmpV family protein yields the protein MVTRLANRAWLAAARIILLTTGAGALVSQAWAGDDWQVGVMVGGGVAPRYSGSKDTATSPAYGLSIRSPYGVFLDSDSGLGWGTTLPNGVSTQVYVGLSGSRKDHRKHGEGSDYLRGMGDIKSRASIGWDISAPIGPVVLSGSIRRALKQGSDKDTGKAYTQVHVGIGTDLVKGTGGTVSVLLGASFGDSNYMQTWYGVSAAQAGRTRFAAYRPKAGMESVSLGGSWSYPIDKHFSATLSVEAAQLVGDAGKSPLTQKKHQYSGGLMLGYQF from the coding sequence ATGGTAACAAGGCTTGCAAATCGTGCCTGGCTGGCCGCTGCGCGCATCATCCTTCTTACGACGGGAGCGGGCGCTCTGGTCTCCCAGGCTTGGGCGGGCGATGACTGGCAGGTTGGGGTTATGGTCGGGGGAGGCGTGGCGCCGCGCTACAGCGGAAGCAAGGATACCGCCACCTCGCCGGCATACGGGCTGTCCATCCGTTCCCCCTATGGTGTCTTCCTCGACAGCGATTCCGGATTGGGATGGGGCACGACGCTGCCAAACGGTGTCTCGACACAGGTGTATGTTGGTTTATCGGGCTCCCGCAAGGATCATCGCAAGCATGGCGAAGGCTCCGATTATTTGCGCGGCATGGGAGATATCAAGTCACGTGCCTCGATCGGCTGGGACATCAGCGCGCCGATCGGGCCGGTCGTGTTGAGCGGTTCCATCCGCCGTGCCCTGAAGCAGGGCAGCGACAAGGATACCGGCAAGGCCTATACCCAAGTGCATGTCGGTATCGGCACCGATCTTGTCAAAGGTACTGGCGGGACGGTGTCGGTGCTGCTCGGGGCGAGTTTTGGCGATTCCAATTACATGCAGACCTGGTATGGCGTGAGCGCCGCGCAGGCGGGGAGAACCCGGTTCGCCGCATACCGTCCGAAAGCCGGGATGGAGAGCGTGTCGCTTGGCGGCAGCTGGAGCTATCCTATCGATAAGCATTTCTCGGCGACATTGAGTGTCGAAGCGGCGCAGCTTGTCGGCGATGCGGGAAAAAGTCCGTTGACCCAGAAGAAGCACCAGTATTCCGGCGGATTGATGCTGGGCTATCAATTCTGA
- the xth gene encoding exodeoxyribonuclease III gives MKIATWNVNSLNVRLPHVVQWLASSAVDVLCLQELKMDQEAFPLSTIEQSGYRAFWFGQKTYNGVAILVKDGLRVEDVINGIPDYDDPQRRVIAATVEDVRVICGYFVNGEAVGSDKYAYKLDWLARLEAYVAQSLERWPSLALLGDYNIAPDDRDVYDAEAWKDKVLCSEPERAAFRRLIGMGLTDSFRLFNAEDKQYSWWDYRAAMFRRNLGLRIDHILVSDPLKERAAHCEIDKAPRKWERPSDHTPVVLTLKPA, from the coding sequence ATGAAAATCGCTACTTGGAATGTCAATTCACTTAACGTGCGTTTGCCGCATGTCGTTCAATGGCTGGCAAGCTCGGCGGTCGATGTTCTGTGCCTGCAGGAACTGAAAATGGATCAGGAGGCGTTTCCGCTATCCACGATCGAGCAAAGCGGTTATCGGGCGTTCTGGTTCGGACAAAAGACCTACAACGGCGTTGCCATCCTTGTGAAGGACGGTCTTCGTGTGGAAGACGTGATCAATGGCATACCGGATTACGACGATCCGCAGCGCCGTGTCATCGCCGCGACGGTGGAGGACGTGCGCGTGATTTGCGGCTATTTCGTCAACGGAGAAGCCGTCGGCTCGGACAAGTATGCATACAAGCTCGACTGGCTCGCCAGGCTCGAGGCGTATGTCGCCCAAAGCCTCGAGCGGTGGCCAAGCCTTGCCCTGCTGGGCGATTACAACATCGCGCCGGACGATCGCGATGTCTATGATGCCGAGGCCTGGAAAGACAAGGTTCTGTGCTCCGAGCCCGAGCGGGCGGCGTTCCGGCGGCTGATCGGTATGGGGCTGACCGACAGCTTCCGTCTGTTCAATGCGGAAGACAAGCAGTACAGCTGGTGGGATTACCGCGCCGCGATGTTCCGGCGCAATCTGGGGCTGCGTATCGATCACATTCTGGTGAGCGATCCGCTCAAGGAGCGGGCGGCCCATTGCGAGATCGACAAGGCGCCACGCAAATGGGAACGCCCTTCCGACCATACTCCGGTCGTGCTGACACTCAAGCCGGCATGA
- a CDS encoding Hsp70 family protein, giving the protein MGRHSRARALGIDFGTSNSTAGWLRPGQDTLIPLEDGSITLPSVVFFNYEEEVCRFGRRALADYMEGYEGRLMRSLKSLLGSSLMEGQTEVQGRPLPFRHLLSLFIREIRQRAEAHSDRAFDQVVLGRPVFFVDDDPAADRLAEDTLGAIAREVGFRDVSFQFEPIAAAFDYESRLDREERVLIVDIGGGTSDFSLVRLSPERSRLDDRRDDLLATGGIHIGGTDFDRQLSLAGLMPLFGFRSRLKNNAEMPSAQFFNLATWHTINFAYTRKAWSDLSDVFADAREPALLDRLFELIRQRAGHRLAMQVEDAKIALSGNATARVDLEHIEKGLFAALTREGFDQAIEAQTDQVARTVGRLLADAGLNGSRIDTVFFTGGSSGVPLLRERIARALPEARHVEGNLFGSIGSGLAIEAARRYGSED; this is encoded by the coding sequence ATGGGACGGCACTCCCGGGCCCGCGCGCTGGGCATCGACTTTGGCACGTCCAACTCCACCGCAGGCTGGCTGCGGCCAGGCCAGGACACGCTGATTCCTCTCGAGGACGGCAGCATCACGCTGCCGTCCGTGGTGTTTTTCAACTACGAAGAGGAAGTCTGCCGTTTCGGCCGGCGCGCCCTGGCCGACTACATGGAAGGTTACGAAGGACGCCTGATGCGTTCCCTCAAGAGTCTGCTCGGCTCATCGTTGATGGAAGGCCAGACCGAGGTGCAGGGACGTCCGCTTCCTTTCCGCCACCTGCTGTCGCTATTCATCCGTGAAATCAGGCAGCGCGCCGAAGCCCACTCGGACCGGGCCTTCGACCAGGTGGTGCTGGGACGGCCGGTGTTTTTCGTCGATGACGACCCCGCCGCCGACCGGCTCGCCGAGGATACGCTGGGCGCCATCGCCCGCGAAGTGGGGTTTCGTGATGTCTCCTTCCAGTTCGAACCCATCGCCGCGGCCTTCGATTACGAATCGCGGCTGGACCGCGAAGAACGGGTGCTGATCGTGGACATTGGCGGAGGCACATCCGATTTCTCGCTGGTGCGTCTCTCTCCCGAACGAAGCCGCCTGGACGACCGGCGCGACGACCTGCTGGCCACCGGCGGCATCCACATCGGCGGCACCGATTTCGACCGGCAACTGAGCCTTGCCGGACTAATGCCGCTGTTCGGCTTCCGCTCCCGGCTGAAAAACAATGCCGAGATGCCTTCGGCCCAGTTTTTCAATCTGGCCACCTGGCACACCATCAATTTCGCCTACACCCGCAAGGCCTGGAGCGATCTGTCGGACGTGTTCGCCGACGCGCGCGAACCGGCGCTGCTTGACCGGCTGTTCGAACTGATCCGCCAGCGCGCCGGCCATCGACTGGCCATGCAGGTCGAAGACGCCAAGATCGCCCTGTCTGGCAACGCGACGGCCCGGGTCGATCTTGAGCATATCGAGAAAGGGCTGTTCGCGGCGCTGACCAGGGAAGGGTTCGACCAGGCCATCGAGGCGCAGACCGATCAGGTCGCCCGCACGGTCGGCCGACTATTGGCGGACGCGGGATTGAATGGCAGCCGTATCGATACGGTGTTCTTCACCGGAGGATCGAGCGGCGTGCCGCTGTTGCGCGAACGCATCGCCCGCGCCCTGCCGGAGGCCCGCCATGTGGAGGGCAATCTGTTCGGCAGTATCGGCAGCGGCCTGGCCATCGAAGCAGCGCGGCGTTACGGTAGCGAGGATTGA
- a CDS encoding ATP-binding protein has translation MLRFFLRLYCMLVLGFIAAVPVINWVVLTFFPATIESYNHEAVRGQLYTLVEQLSPLPRAERARKLEEWRPHYGLKLALVDAATFPVSDKERDLLTKGRFISRDDFIEYVTPMRNPADGQWLRVSLPPEPTLLTSPMLWFAYSFLAMTVGALLWLWVFPLWRDLQLLKEVTQKLGEGVLRARVGVSKRSTIRDLAEHFNRMSDKIAELINNQRDLTNALSHELRTPLARLTFELDMLRSADKPAERNELIDDMAADVRELDDMVSELLAYARLEHRGSMSTCSRVVIASWLEEVVGHVELEARARDIECVASGDTSATGVFEVRAMTRAAVNLLRNAIRYAERRVEIRFAETPAGQILTIADDGPGIPPADRLRVFEPFTRLDESRDRTTGGFGLGLAIVRRIVRWHGGSIEIGEAELGGALFTIILPARPGSPVK, from the coding sequence ATGCTGAGATTTTTTCTGCGCCTTTACTGCATGCTGGTGTTGGGTTTCATCGCGGCGGTCCCCGTTATCAATTGGGTGGTGCTGACGTTTTTCCCGGCCACGATCGAAAGCTACAACCATGAGGCGGTGCGCGGACAGCTGTATACCCTGGTCGAGCAGCTCTCTCCCTTGCCGCGCGCCGAGCGCGCCCGCAAGCTGGAGGAGTGGCGGCCGCATTATGGCCTGAAGCTGGCCCTGGTCGATGCCGCGACATTCCCGGTGAGCGACAAGGAACGGGACTTGTTGACCAAAGGCCGTTTCATCAGCCGGGACGACTTCATCGAGTACGTGACGCCGATGCGCAATCCCGCGGACGGGCAATGGCTGCGGGTCAGCCTTCCACCCGAGCCCACCCTGCTCACATCCCCGATGCTGTGGTTCGCCTACTCGTTTCTGGCGATGACGGTAGGAGCCCTGCTGTGGCTGTGGGTATTTCCGTTATGGCGCGATCTGCAGCTGCTCAAGGAGGTGACGCAAAAACTTGGCGAAGGAGTCCTGCGCGCGCGGGTGGGGGTGTCCAAGCGCTCGACCATTCGGGATTTGGCCGAGCATTTCAACAGGATGAGCGACAAGATCGCCGAGCTTATCAATAACCAGCGCGATCTGACCAATGCGCTGTCGCATGAACTGCGCACCCCCCTGGCGCGTCTGACTTTCGAACTGGATATGTTGCGCAGCGCGGACAAGCCGGCCGAGCGCAATGAATTGATCGACGACATGGCGGCCGATGTCCGCGAGCTGGACGATATGGTTTCGGAGCTGCTGGCTTATGCCCGTCTTGAACATCGGGGCAGCATGAGCACCTGTTCGCGCGTGGTGATCGCTTCCTGGCTGGAAGAGGTGGTCGGACACGTTGAGCTGGAGGCCCGGGCGCGCGATATCGAATGCGTGGCGTCCGGCGATACCTCCGCGACAGGAGTATTCGAAGTACGCGCGATGACGCGGGCGGCGGTCAACCTGTTGCGCAATGCGATTCGCTACGCGGAACGGCGTGTCGAAATCCGCTTCGCCGAAACGCCGGCGGGACAGATCCTGACGATTGCCGATGACGGCCCCGGCATTCCGCCCGCGGACCGGCTGCGGGTCTTCGAGCCCTTTACCCGGCTTGACGAAAGCCGCGATAGAACCACGGGCGGTTTCGGCCTGGGACTCGCCATTGTCCGGCGGATTGTCCGCTGGCACGGCGGGAGCATCGAAATCGGCGAAGCCGAACTGGGAGGGGCCCTGTTCACCATTATTTTGCCGGCCCGTCCGGGGTCGCCGGTCAAATAG
- a CDS encoding glycosyltransferase family 4 protein: MRILIVTDAWHPQVNGVVRTLTETRRELVHFGHRVDMITPQDFRTLPCPTYPDIRLALFPYGRVAKTIRDLAPDAIHIATEGPLGLAARRYCLRQGLQFTTAYHTRFPEYIHARIRLPLSLSYAWMRRFHGASAAVMVPTRSVADDLIARGFTNVVLWGRGVDTELFTPGERDRLDESRPPRFVYIGRVAVEKNIEAFLKLDLPGSKWVVGDGPLLARLKAHYPDVHFAGVFPQAELARFYRAADVFVFPSLTDTFGLVLLEAMACGTPVAAYPVAGPRDVVGDSGAGALDDDLRRACLAALAIDREHVRQIAERFSWTSAARQFERHLHPNTQPEPGAADSAALTDDALQ; this comes from the coding sequence ATGCGCATCCTGATCGTCACCGACGCCTGGCACCCTCAGGTCAATGGAGTGGTACGAACCCTGACCGAAACCCGCCGCGAACTGGTGCACTTCGGCCACCGGGTCGACATGATCACCCCGCAGGATTTCCGTACCCTGCCCTGCCCGACCTATCCGGATATCCGTCTAGCCCTGTTCCCCTACGGCCGGGTCGCCAAAACCATCCGCGACCTCGCGCCTGACGCCATCCATATCGCCACGGAAGGGCCGCTCGGGCTCGCCGCGCGCCGGTATTGCCTGCGCCAGGGACTGCAATTCACCACCGCCTACCACACCCGCTTCCCGGAATACATCCATGCGAGGATCCGTTTGCCCCTGTCGCTGAGTTACGCCTGGATGCGCCGTTTTCACGGGGCGTCCGCCGCGGTCATGGTGCCGACCCGCTCTGTGGCCGACGATCTGATCGCCCGTGGTTTCACCAACGTGGTGCTATGGGGGCGGGGCGTGGACACGGAGCTTTTCACTCCGGGAGAACGGGACAGGCTCGACGAGTCGCGTCCGCCACGCTTTGTCTACATCGGCCGCGTGGCCGTGGAAAAGAATATCGAGGCCTTTCTCAAGCTTGATCTGCCCGGCAGCAAATGGGTGGTGGGCGACGGGCCGTTGCTTGCCCGTCTCAAAGCCCACTACCCCGATGTGCATTTCGCCGGGGTGTTCCCGCAGGCGGAGCTCGCTCGCTTTTACCGCGCGGCGGATGTCTTCGTGTTCCCCAGTCTGACCGACACTTTCGGTCTTGTCCTGCTCGAGGCGATGGCGTGCGGCACGCCGGTGGCGGCTTACCCGGTGGCGGGACCCCGCGATGTGGTCGGAGACAGCGGCGCCGGAGCACTCGACGACGATCTGCGGCGCGCCTGCCTCGCGGCGCTGGCGATCGATCGGGAGCATGTGCGCCAGATCGCGGAACGGTTCTCCTGGACGTCGGCGGCACGGCAATTCGAGCGGCATTTGCACCCTAACACCCAGCCCGAGCCGGGAGCGGCCGACTCCGCAGCCCTGACGGATGACGCCTTGCAATAG
- a CDS encoding ferredoxin--NADP reductase: MATLTTERVLSVHHWNDTLFSFTTTRDAGLRFINGQFVMIGLMVNGKPLIRAYSIVSANWEENLEFFSIKVQDGPLTSRLQHLKVGDEIVVSGKPTGTLVQDNLLPGKNLYLFSTGTGLAPFMSIIKDPEVYDLYEKIVLVHGVRWVSELAYEDYITRELPDNEFFGEVVREKLIYYPTVTREPYRNQGRLTDLIVSGKLCSDIGLPQLNPEHDRALLCGSPAMLEDTCRILDNLGFKESPRMGEPGDYAIERAFVEK; encoded by the coding sequence ATGGCAACCCTGACCACTGAACGCGTGCTCAGCGTTCACCACTGGAACGACACACTTTTCAGTTTCACCACGACCCGCGACGCGGGCCTGCGCTTCATCAACGGACAATTTGTCATGATCGGCCTGATGGTCAATGGCAAGCCGCTGATCCGCGCCTACAGCATCGTCAGCGCTAACTGGGAAGAAAACCTCGAGTTCTTCAGCATCAAGGTGCAGGACGGCCCTCTGACCTCGCGCCTGCAGCACCTCAAGGTCGGCGACGAAATCGTCGTCAGCGGCAAACCGACCGGCACCCTGGTCCAGGACAACCTGCTGCCGGGCAAGAACCTGTACCTGTTCTCCACCGGTACCGGCCTCGCTCCGTTCATGAGCATCATCAAGGATCCGGAGGTCTACGACCTCTACGAGAAGATCGTGCTGGTGCACGGCGTGCGCTGGGTCAGCGAACTGGCGTACGAGGATTACATCACGCGCGAACTGCCGGACAACGAGTTCTTCGGCGAGGTGGTGCGCGAAAAGCTGATCTACTACCCGACCGTGACCCGCGAGCCGTACCGCAATCAGGGTCGCCTGACCGACCTCATCGTCAGCGGCAAATTGTGCAGCGACATCGGCCTGCCGCAACTGAACCCCGAACACGACCGCGCCTTGCTGTGCGGCAGTCCGGCGATGCTCGAGGATACCTGCCGCATCCTCGACAACCTGGGCTTCAAGGAGTCGCCGCGCATGGGCGAGCCGGGCGACTACGCCATCGAGCGGGCTTTCGTCGAGAAGTGA
- a CDS encoding response regulator transcription factor, with amino-acid sequence MSKILLVEDDQKLSRLMTQFLAQHGFDVSPCFRGDEAVAAYKSFQPDLVVLDLMLPGRDGLQVCRDIRGFSSVPILMLSAREEDVDQIIGLESGADDYVIKPVEPPVLLARIRARLRRPQAGDEERDVLSFGSLLIDRGNRRVVRDGLPVDVTTMEFETLWVLASHAGRVLSRDDIMNLVRGIDFNGLDRTVDVCISRLRRKLEDDPREPRHIKTVWGRGYLFSTLEWTSQGC; translated from the coding sequence ATGAGCAAAATCCTTCTGGTGGAAGACGACCAGAAACTTTCCCGCCTGATGACCCAGTTCCTTGCCCAGCACGGTTTCGACGTGAGTCCGTGCTTTCGGGGGGACGAGGCGGTGGCGGCGTACAAATCCTTTCAGCCCGATCTGGTGGTGCTCGATCTGATGCTGCCAGGACGCGACGGCCTGCAGGTCTGCCGCGATATCCGCGGATTTTCCAGCGTACCCATCCTGATGTTGAGCGCGCGCGAAGAGGACGTGGACCAGATCATCGGTCTTGAATCCGGGGCCGACGATTATGTCATCAAGCCTGTCGAACCTCCTGTCCTGCTTGCGCGGATACGGGCCAGGTTGCGTCGCCCGCAGGCGGGTGACGAGGAGCGGGACGTGCTCTCGTTCGGCTCATTGCTGATCGACCGCGGCAACCGCCGGGTTGTCCGTGACGGTCTGCCTGTCGACGTGACCACCATGGAATTCGAAACCCTGTGGGTGCTGGCCAGCCACGCCGGCCGCGTACTCAGTCGCGATGACATCATGAATCTTGTCCGCGGCATTGATTTTAACGGTCTGGATCGTACTGTGGATGTCTGCATCAGCCGTTTGCGCCGCAAGCTGGAAGACGACCCGAGAGAACCAAGACATATCAAAACGGTTTGGGGAAGGGGCTACTTATTCAGTACGCTGGAATGGACTTCGCAGGGATGCTGA
- the rquA gene encoding rhodoquinone biosynthesis methyltransferase RquA, whose translation MTHNPPKASRQLYYEDVPAYMTEVYDWAYVNPDHARLLDRNVVVKTLLFGNDQRLMRAFLARVRPGLRVWQVAHVYGDLVARVAAKTGAAGRFLLTDITPVQVEHAVAKLAAYPHAEVVRADAATYRPAEPFDLIVSFFLLHEVPDDLKCRIVDNMLSQLPEGGEALFVDYHKPAAWQPIGWLLRGVNAWLEPFACALWRKEIREYASEPERFVWEKRTIFGGVYQIVSVRHRARE comes from the coding sequence ATGACACACAACCCGCCAAAGGCCTCGCGTCAGTTGTATTACGAAGATGTGCCGGCTTATATGACCGAGGTCTACGACTGGGCCTATGTCAATCCCGACCATGCCCGGCTGCTTGATCGCAATGTCGTCGTCAAGACCTTGCTGTTCGGCAATGACCAGCGCCTGATGCGCGCTTTCCTCGCCCGCGTCCGGCCCGGCCTGCGCGTTTGGCAAGTCGCCCACGTCTACGGCGATCTGGTTGCCCGGGTCGCCGCCAAGACCGGCGCGGCGGGACGCTTCCTGCTCACCGACATCACGCCTGTGCAGGTGGAACATGCGGTAGCCAAGCTGGCGGCCTATCCGCATGCCGAAGTTGTCCGGGCCGATGCGGCGACCTACCGTCCGGCCGAGCCGTTCGATCTTATCGTCAGCTTTTTCCTGCTGCATGAAGTGCCGGACGACCTGAAATGCCGGATCGTGGACAACATGCTTTCCCAATTGCCCGAAGGGGGCGAAGCGCTGTTCGTCGATTATCACAAACCCGCCGCCTGGCAGCCGATCGGCTGGTTGCTGCGCGGGGTCAATGCCTGGCTCGAACCATTCGCCTGCGCGCTGTGGCGCAAGGAAATCCGCGAGTATGCCAGCGAGCCGGAGCGTTTCGTCTGGGAAAAGCGCACCATTTTCGGCGGCGTCTACCAAATTGTCTCCGTGCGGCATCGCGCCCGGGAGTAA